The following are encoded together in the Portunus trituberculatus isolate SZX2019 chromosome 25, ASM1759143v1, whole genome shotgun sequence genome:
- the LOC123508868 gene encoding acetylcholinesterase-like: protein MQGNPRIYHESPHRSAGKGGTWSLGRLHMHPPPIPPSAPPPSPPITNQSMNEGFRVLTPETHHPECMDKGAMMDIQKPYPPKLPAPSSPATARPRGRFVFLAASSVSLKATRCSVIALLTVVVMMTQGTLAQDSTIRLRQGNVKGVIRETSNRQVYAYLGIPYAKPPVGNLRFQPPRRHEGWTTTLFASEFRAACPQPFLTGIQMSEDCLTLNVWIPELPRGFRQYPVIVLLEGEFFVTSAPSRFPGQDLAASDMIVVSFNYRTNAFGFLSWEDRLLPGNLGLRDQSLALQWVAENIDKFGGDLTKVTLLGHSAGAASAAFHLVHPRSQGPFQQIILMSGTHLAPWALSRQPRVASRRLSEHLGCGYVSGSSYLLGCLERKDVDQIVKAVERLIEEGNPYYLFAPVVDTFLRQEEQVVPLEPLSAIRESANRRIPLLLGLSENEGSVMLYIKREINYMTYDDLRRYAHEILVPMVTSLHGYGEDTEVVKRMMEYAYPDKARLGETHALVLEIIELFTDGLFKAPMIKMAEEASRRGLNTHLFVNTFVSRDIYRSYTNISGALHGAELAYLFSPTAYRKFFNLPLTYNEEQLSLRLKSMVYNFASSGLPFLSQYAPRWGRFTLASPTYASLESGQIHEDYQQHKVAFWNQLLPELYILDQTNPGSTTTTTYRPTTGNPTTEQQFIQPDGDGASYQSAVWVLVGVVLVLVGVIIAYIVCSRRRRRLTSGTLRSQ, encoded by the exons ATGCAAGGAAACCCTCGTATTTACCATGAGAGTCCACATCGTTCAGCTGGCAAAGGAGGCACCTGGTCTTTGGGGCGCCTTCATAtgcatcctcctcctattcctccttctgcacctccaccttcccctcccatcacAAACCAGAGCATGAATGAAGGCTTCAGGGTGTTAACGCCGGAAACACACCACCCAGAATGTATGGACAAGGGAGCAATGATGGATATTCAAAAGCCTTATCCACCCAAGCTCCCTGCGCCGTCATCCCCAGCCACTGCAAGACCTCGAGGGCGCTTTGTCTTCCTTGCAGCCTCCAGTGTCTCTCTTAAAGCCACGAGGTGCTCTGTGATTGCTCtcctgacggtggtggtgatgatgacacaGGGAACCCTCGCCCAGGACTCTACTATAAGACTGAGACAGGGAAATGTGAAAGGG GTCATAAGAGAGACGAGCAACAGGCAAGTCTACGCTTACCTGGGCATTCCTTACGCCAAGCCACCTGTTGGGAACCTCAGATTTCAG CCGCCGCGTCGCCACGAGGGATGGACCACAACTCTCTTCGCTAGCGAGTTTAGGGCAGCGTGTCCCCAGCCCTTCCTGACGGGGATACAGATGTCAGAAGACTGTCTTACCCTCAATGTGTGGAtccctgag CTGCCGCGTGGCTTCCGTCAGTACCCTGTCATAGTACTGTTGGAGGGAGAATTCTTCGTCACCTCAGCTCCCTCTAGGTTCCCCGGCCAGGACCTCGCCGCCTCTGACATGATCGTGGTCTCCTTCAACTATCGCACTAATGCCTTCG GTTTTCTCAGCTGGGAGGACCGCTTGCTGCCTGGGAACCTTGGGCTGCGGGACCAGTCACTCGCCCTGCAGTGGGTAGCGGAGAACATCGACAAGTTTGGCGGTGACCTGACAAAGGTGACTCTGTTAGGACACTCTGCAGGGGCCGCGTCTGCCGCTTTCCACCTTGTCCACCCTCGCAGTCAAG GTCCCTTCCAACAGATTATCCTTATGTCGGGGACCCACCTGGCGCCCTGGGCACTCAGCAGGCAGCCGCGTGTAGCCTCCAGGAGACTCTCGGAACACCTAGGCTGCGGCTACGTGTCGGGCTCCTCCTATCTGCTGGGGTGTCTGGAGAGGAAGGACGTGGACCAGATTGTGAAGGCGGTGGAGAGATTAATCGAA GAGGGTAACCCATATTACCTCTTCGCTCCCGTCGTGGACACGTTTCTGCGTCAGGAGGAGCAGGTAGTGCCCCTGGAGCCCCTGAGTGCCATCCGTGAGAGTGCCAACAGAAGGATTCCTTTGCTGCTGGGCCTGTCAGAAAACGAAGGCTCGGTTATGCTCT acattaagagagagattaactacaTGACCTACGATGACCTGAGGCGCTACGCTCACGAGATCCTGGTGCCAATGGTGACCTCGCTCCATGGATACGGGGAAGACACAGAGGTGGTCAAGAGGATGATGGAGTACGCTTACCCTGACAAGGCTCGGCTCGGGGAAACTCACGCTCTGGTCCTGGAGATTATAGAG CTCTTCACGGATGGGTTGTTCAAGGCTCCGATGATAAAGATGGCAGAGGAGGCGTCACGGAGAGGCCTCAATACACACCTCTTCGTCAACACCTTCGTCAGCAGAGACATCTACCGCTCTTACACTAACATATCGGGGGCGCTACACGGGGCCGAGCTGGCTTATCTTTTCTCCCCAACAGCCTACAGAAAGTTCTTTAACCTACCGCTCACCTACAATGAGGAGCAGTTGAGCCTAAGACTGAAGAGCATGGTGTATAACTTCGCCAGCAGCGG GTTGCCTTTCCTGTCCCAGTACGCGCCTCGCTGGGGTCGCTTCACCCTCGCGTCTCCAACATACGCGTCGCTCGAGTCCGGCCAGATCCACGAGGATTACCAGCAGCACAAAGTGGCCTTTTGGAACCAGCTGTTGCCCGAGCTGTACATCCTTGATCAAACTAATCCtggaagcaccaccaccaccacctacagacCCACGACAGGGAACCCCACCACAGAACAGCAAT TCATCCAGCCAGATGGGGATGGGGCCTCTTACCAGTCAGCAGTGTGGGTGCTGGTGGGGGTAGTGCTCGTCCTCGTCGGAGTCATCATTGCCTATATCGTCTGCTCTCGGCGACGCAGGAGGCTCACATCAGGAACACTTCGGAGCCAATGA